The proteins below come from a single Corynebacterium glyciniphilum AJ 3170 genomic window:
- a CDS encoding TRAP transporter large permease subunit: protein MEWYIFLPVYILALILVLFLRIPVAFGIFAVGIVASLLIFGDIEVTSRLLSLSVISSVNSFTFTAIPLFILMGDVLFRARIAQDAIVEIAKLLRRVPGRLPMVAVAGGSAFGILSGSSLANTALLSRTLLPQMKSAGYETRLSAGSILAAGGLAMVFPPSALAILWGGVANVSIGPLLIAGIVPGILMALGYVTIVLWKSRKAAVGDSSPDAAQNLPPRRTGAEILRGFLSNLLLPGIIAVTVLMVIFTGIATPTEAAAFGALASIILAFATGRFSVKELLGAGVGSIRITGTIFILVMASTLYAQIMAYMGATAGLVAWVSSSIANGALMIFLIVALLVILSCFIDQASIMLITAPLLMPIVTQFGWDPVWFSIIVLVTLQIGNISPPFGMGLFVMKSTAPWLPLFTIYRAAVPWIVSDLVVVLVLCLLPWLVTFLPQLMAG, encoded by the coding sequence ATGGAATGGTATATCTTTCTTCCCGTCTACATCCTGGCACTGATCCTCGTTCTGTTCCTGCGCATTCCCGTCGCTTTCGGCATCTTCGCGGTCGGAATCGTCGCATCACTCCTGATCTTCGGTGACATCGAGGTTACTTCGCGCCTGCTCAGCCTGAGCGTGATCAGCTCGGTCAACAGTTTCACATTCACCGCGATCCCACTGTTCATCCTCATGGGCGATGTACTGTTCCGCGCGCGGATCGCGCAGGATGCCATCGTCGAAATCGCCAAACTTCTCCGACGCGTCCCCGGGCGCCTTCCCATGGTGGCGGTTGCCGGCGGTAGTGCTTTCGGCATTCTCTCCGGTTCCTCGCTGGCGAACACGGCACTCCTCAGCCGTACGCTGCTCCCGCAGATGAAATCGGCAGGATATGAGACCCGACTCTCCGCAGGCTCGATCCTCGCCGCAGGCGGTTTGGCGATGGTGTTTCCACCGAGTGCGCTCGCCATCCTCTGGGGTGGTGTCGCCAACGTCTCCATCGGTCCGCTCCTCATCGCAGGAATCGTACCTGGCATCCTCATGGCACTCGGGTACGTGACCATTGTCCTGTGGAAGAGCAGGAAAGCCGCAGTCGGTGACTCGTCGCCGGATGCCGCACAGAATCTGCCCCCGCGTCGCACCGGCGCCGAAATCCTCCGAGGCTTTCTCAGCAATCTCCTGCTACCCGGCATCATCGCGGTCACCGTGCTTATGGTGATCTTCACGGGAATTGCAACTCCCACAGAAGCCGCGGCCTTCGGCGCTCTCGCTTCGATCATCCTCGCCTTCGCCACCGGTAGGTTCTCCGTCAAGGAACTCCTGGGGGCTGGCGTCGGAAGCATCCGCATCACGGGGACGATCTTCATCCTCGTCATGGCGTCCACCCTGTATGCCCAGATCATGGCTTACATGGGCGCCACTGCCGGCCTCGTTGCGTGGGTCTCGAGCAGCATTGCCAACGGCGCCTTGATGATCTTCCTGATTGTCGCTCTGCTGGTGATTCTGTCGTGTTTCATCGACCAGGCGTCGATCATGCTGATCACCGCACCGCTGCTCATGCCGATCGTGACACAGTTCGGTTGGGATCCCGTATGGTTCTCGATCATCGTGCTCGTGACCCTGCAGATCGGCAATATTTCGCCGCCGTTCGGAATGGGGCTCTTCGTCATGAAGTCCACGGCGCCCTGGTTGCCACTGTTCACGATCTACCGCGCAGCCGTCCCGTGGATCGTCTCAGACCTCGTCGTCGTCCTCGTTCTCTGCTTGTTGCCCTGGTTGGTCACCTTCCTTCCCCAACTCATGGCGGGCTGA
- a CDS encoding class II histone deacetylase, with translation MASQRRVGYLWDTLYGWVDSGSGGFTPADPSLGLQPISHHIAHADTKRRFHEAVQVSPLADVLSPLKAGLAQEDDLLRVHTTEHVEWIRSQSDNVKGGDAGDGASPLGRGGYDIARRASGGAIEAVRAVVNGDVDTAYALINPPGHHAERARGMGFCLFNNVSVATAYARDVLGLSRVAIVDWDVHHGNGTQDIWWEDPSVLTISLHQDRCFPPESGFREDNGVGAGGGAALNIPLPPGSGNAVYERAMRDVVIPALEAFQPELIVVASGFDASAMDPLARQMVTQRGFKMLTRLLLDAADSLCQGDVVFIQEGGYSPYYVPVCGLGVLEVLTGVDTGFGDPYSPVLDPQGVDDLYEHQRIEVAEAQKLVKNVPRP, from the coding sequence ATGGCATCACAACGACGAGTCGGATACCTCTGGGACACCCTCTACGGATGGGTGGATAGCGGTAGCGGCGGCTTCACACCGGCCGACCCTTCCCTCGGGCTCCAACCCATCAGTCACCACATCGCTCATGCAGACACCAAGCGACGGTTCCATGAAGCTGTCCAGGTCTCACCGCTGGCTGACGTCCTGTCACCACTGAAAGCCGGGCTGGCTCAGGAAGACGACCTCCTCCGCGTCCATACCACCGAGCATGTGGAGTGGATCCGCTCCCAGTCGGACAACGTGAAGGGCGGCGACGCCGGCGACGGTGCCAGCCCACTCGGACGAGGGGGGTACGACATCGCACGCCGGGCTTCAGGTGGAGCGATCGAAGCCGTGCGCGCCGTGGTGAACGGCGACGTTGACACTGCCTACGCACTCATCAACCCACCCGGGCACCATGCCGAGCGGGCGCGGGGAATGGGTTTCTGTCTGTTCAACAACGTCTCCGTCGCCACCGCATATGCACGCGATGTCCTCGGGCTCTCGCGTGTGGCGATCGTCGACTGGGATGTACATCACGGCAACGGCACACAGGACATCTGGTGGGAGGACCCCAGCGTCCTCACCATCTCGTTGCACCAGGACCGGTGCTTCCCACCGGAATCGGGCTTCCGGGAAGACAACGGAGTGGGCGCCGGAGGGGGTGCCGCCCTCAACATCCCCCTCCCCCCAGGCAGCGGCAACGCCGTCTACGAGCGCGCCATGCGGGATGTCGTCATCCCTGCACTCGAGGCGTTCCAGCCCGAACTCATCGTCGTCGCCAGCGGATTCGATGCGTCGGCCATGGATCCTCTCGCCCGGCAGATGGTCACTCAGCGGGGATTCAAAATGCTGACCCGCCTGCTTCTCGATGCAGCTGATTCGTTGTGTCAGGGCGACGTCGTCTTCATCCAGGAAGGCGGCTACAGCCCCTACTATGTTCCTGTCTGCGGTCTCGGAGTCCTCGAGGTCCTCACGGGAGTCGACACGGGATTCGGGGACCCGTACTCCCCTGTCCTGGATCCCCAGGGCGTCGATGATCTGTACGAACACCAACGCATCGAGGTCGCGGAGGCCCAGAAGCTGGTGAAGAACGTTCCCCGCCCCTGA
- a CDS encoding helix-turn-helix transcriptional regulator codes for MERDRVDRVDRVDLDKLRIDLATSLHLLRPLIPYDAAQILRIGHGLKPEELCRMGYSANTAWALAHMFPVEDARRFTYEVSDDAPLPPTISTSGVGGDFTSSRLFREHLAKEGFEEGMSLVLYHDKGPVGMAHFSSRTARAFEGAPRQAALAVSGLFGSVVAMFPGSDEPWRGGGRPDTEQRLLADPDFARHLRDFCRSPLAFIGHLWEVDGSFVIVDVAQPGRIVARPVDPATMRGLTRQELQVLSALCCGAADAEIASRLHLSRRTVQSYLGSLRQKLGAASRLEAVVIALGAGLYVPHPDRAPLGQIIRGGSG; via the coding sequence GTGGAGAGAGACAGGGTCGACAGGGTCGACAGGGTCGACCTAGACAAACTGCGCATTGACCTGGCAACATCCCTGCATCTCCTCCGCCCGCTCATCCCGTATGATGCGGCGCAGATCCTGCGGATCGGCCACGGCCTGAAACCCGAGGAGCTGTGCAGGATGGGCTACTCGGCAAACACGGCGTGGGCATTGGCTCACATGTTTCCGGTTGAAGATGCTCGTCGCTTCACATATGAGGTGAGTGATGATGCCCCGCTTCCTCCGACGATCTCCACCTCCGGCGTGGGAGGGGACTTCACGTCGTCCCGACTGTTCCGGGAGCATCTCGCCAAAGAAGGGTTCGAGGAGGGGATGTCCCTGGTTCTTTACCATGACAAGGGACCTGTGGGAATGGCACATTTCTCCAGCAGGACGGCGAGAGCGTTTGAGGGAGCTCCCCGACAAGCGGCACTCGCGGTGTCCGGATTGTTCGGAAGCGTTGTCGCGATGTTTCCAGGAAGCGACGAGCCCTGGCGTGGAGGGGGTCGTCCGGACACTGAACAGCGGTTGTTGGCGGATCCGGACTTTGCGAGACACCTCCGCGACTTCTGTCGGAGCCCTCTCGCATTCATCGGACACCTGTGGGAGGTCGACGGGTCATTCGTCATCGTCGATGTGGCGCAGCCGGGGAGAATAGTGGCGAGGCCCGTCGATCCCGCGACGATGCGTGGACTCACACGCCAAGAGCTGCAGGTGCTCAGTGCATTGTGCTGTGGCGCCGCTGACGCGGAGATAGCGTCACGACTTCATCTGAGCCGTCGGACCGTCCAGTCGTACCTGGGGTCGCTCAGACAGAAGCTGGGAGCGGCAAGCAGGCTCGAGGCCGTGGTCATCGCTCTCGGGGCAGGACTGTACGTACCCCATCCAGACAGAGCACCCCTCGGACAGATCATCCGAGGGGGCTCAGGGTAA
- a CDS encoding MFS transporter, producing the protein MVVVVMEGYNLITFGVTVPLLLDDPGLAIDPATTGLIGGVVYAGGLTGILVSGPLADRWGRHRLMSVAVGVFALGSVLVAVAPNAAVIGIARVVTGIGIGAAFTSAMTLARNHATTNRASLVITLTTAGVPIGGVFASLFGIFLMPHWGWRSNYWAGAVLTLVILIISLLGHIREPDEVRNSTLAPFRRLTALFHPTTRVLVVFVALASVTNLVTWLGLNAWLAEAMRSSGFTLTQALTLTFVLTGAAVIGSWFTATAGDRVGPARVAVVCAVLTVIGLVGLMTGPTAMAAATLFVALLGIGGHSTQNLISAAATNHVAAPLRGTVIAITNAMAYVGSFLGPVVGGAVFGAGGASRLFSVYAVFAVVCLATCVGIVVGGRRGGTVKM; encoded by the coding sequence ATGGTTGTCGTGGTGATGGAGGGTTACAACCTGATCACCTTCGGTGTGACGGTCCCGCTTCTCCTGGACGACCCCGGTCTGGCCATCGACCCTGCGACCACCGGTCTCATCGGCGGTGTCGTCTATGCCGGTGGTTTGACGGGTATCCTGGTCAGCGGCCCGCTCGCGGACAGGTGGGGACGGCACCGACTGATGTCGGTGGCAGTAGGGGTGTTCGCACTCGGCTCGGTTCTTGTCGCCGTCGCACCGAATGCCGCGGTTATCGGGATTGCTCGAGTGGTGACCGGTATCGGCATCGGGGCAGCTTTTACCTCGGCGATGACACTGGCACGCAACCATGCGACAACGAACCGGGCGAGCCTGGTGATCACACTGACAACCGCCGGCGTACCGATCGGTGGTGTTTTTGCGTCGTTGTTCGGCATTTTCCTGATGCCCCACTGGGGGTGGCGGTCCAACTACTGGGCTGGCGCAGTCCTGACACTGGTGATCCTGATCATCTCACTGCTGGGCCACATCCGGGAACCTGACGAGGTGCGGAACTCCACGCTCGCGCCTTTCCGTCGACTCACCGCGCTGTTCCATCCGACCACCCGGGTCCTCGTGGTTTTCGTGGCGCTCGCCAGCGTCACCAATCTCGTGACCTGGTTGGGCCTGAACGCCTGGCTCGCTGAGGCGATGCGGAGCAGCGGATTCACCTTGACGCAGGCGCTCACTCTGACCTTCGTCCTCACCGGCGCGGCGGTGATCGGGTCGTGGTTTACCGCGACCGCCGGTGACCGGGTCGGTCCGGCCCGTGTCGCCGTCGTCTGTGCGGTGTTGACGGTGATCGGACTGGTCGGGTTGATGACTGGCCCGACAGCGATGGCAGCCGCGACCCTGTTCGTTGCACTGCTAGGGATCGGTGGTCATTCGACCCAGAACCTGATCAGTGCCGCCGCAACCAACCATGTAGCTGCACCGCTCCGTGGAACCGTCATCGCCATCACCAATGCCATGGCATACGTGGGCTCGTTTCTCGGTCCGGTCGTCGGCGGTGCTGTCTTCGGTGCAGGAGGAGCATCGAGGTTGTTCAGTGTATACGCGGTGTTTGCGGTGGTATGCCTCGCCACCTGCGTGGGTATCGTGGTCGGTGGACGCCGAGGCGGCACCGTGAAGATGTAG
- a CDS encoding GMC family oxidoreductase produces MDRTGYIIVGAGSAGSVIARRLIDAGKPVTLVEAGGYDENPLIADVWSSVGLWHGPEDWDFQTVPQEHCDGRRIHLPRGKVTGGSHALNGTIWCRGAEADYDTWSYLGCAGWSWADVLPIFQKIEKFDKAGSDLRGRDGLLDVAQEYDVNPIQESILHAGTEIGLPLDEDYNDGAPEGISRMQLNVRDGKRFNTWHAYLEPVLGHENLTVITGAEVERLITEDGTVTGIEYLREGRSETLYGVETILAAGALGSPAILLRSGIGPSGELTSVGVAPLLDLPGVGRNLQDHLLVPVVFTTSTPVPASTTGVAETHHFWRSRPDIAVPDTQPIHFSIPMYLDDMAGPENGFSLVAGLIRPHARGSVRLSGPGLTDELLIDLSALDNDVDVSALIASVRQCRLMGRTDALAAWGAHEIYPGESVPDEDSALERYVRSHVSTYHHQVGTCRMGVDRASVVDPRSLSVHGLGGLRVADASVMPLVTTGNTNAAAILIGERAAEFIIRDSTTSAEHTSTMIGEPL; encoded by the coding sequence ATGGACAGAACCGGGTACATCATCGTCGGCGCAGGATCCGCGGGCAGCGTTATCGCGCGCAGACTCATTGACGCCGGTAAGCCTGTGACCCTTGTGGAGGCTGGAGGGTACGACGAAAACCCGCTGATCGCGGATGTCTGGTCGTCTGTCGGGCTGTGGCACGGGCCTGAAGACTGGGATTTTCAGACGGTCCCGCAGGAACACTGTGACGGGCGACGAATACACCTGCCGCGCGGCAAAGTCACCGGTGGATCGCACGCGCTGAACGGGACGATCTGGTGTCGCGGGGCAGAGGCGGACTACGACACGTGGTCCTACCTGGGGTGCGCGGGGTGGAGCTGGGCCGACGTCCTCCCCATTTTCCAGAAGATAGAGAAGTTCGATAAAGCGGGTTCAGACCTGCGGGGAAGGGACGGCCTCCTGGATGTGGCTCAGGAGTACGACGTCAACCCGATCCAGGAGAGCATCCTCCATGCGGGAACGGAGATCGGCCTTCCGCTGGATGAGGACTACAACGACGGAGCCCCTGAGGGCATCTCGAGGATGCAGTTGAATGTCCGGGACGGGAAACGGTTCAATACCTGGCACGCTTATCTTGAACCGGTCCTAGGCCACGAGAACCTCACGGTCATCACCGGTGCCGAGGTGGAGCGTCTGATCACAGAGGACGGGACGGTGACCGGGATCGAGTATCTCCGTGAAGGTCGGTCGGAGACTCTGTACGGTGTGGAGACCATTCTGGCCGCGGGAGCGTTGGGGTCACCCGCGATCCTGCTGCGGTCCGGTATCGGGCCGTCGGGAGAGCTGACCTCCGTGGGTGTGGCCCCACTGCTCGACCTGCCCGGCGTCGGAAGGAACCTTCAGGACCACCTCCTGGTTCCGGTGGTCTTCACGACGTCGACTCCGGTCCCAGCGTCGACGACAGGGGTTGCGGAGACACATCATTTCTGGCGGAGCCGGCCGGATATCGCGGTGCCGGACACTCAGCCGATTCATTTCTCCATCCCGATGTATCTCGACGACATGGCTGGACCGGAGAATGGATTCTCTCTGGTGGCAGGATTGATTCGTCCACACGCCAGGGGGTCGGTGCGGCTGTCGGGGCCGGGCCTGACAGATGAACTCCTGATCGATCTCTCGGCACTCGACAACGATGTCGACGTCAGTGCGCTCATCGCGTCCGTGCGACAGTGCCGGCTGATGGGACGCACGGATGCGTTGGCGGCCTGGGGTGCGCACGAGATCTACCCGGGCGAGAGCGTTCCGGATGAGGACTCGGCTCTCGAACGCTACGTGCGGTCGCATGTCAGTACGTATCACCACCAGGTGGGAACGTGCCGAATGGGGGTGGATCGAGCCTCCGTCGTTGATCCCAGGAGCCTCTCCGTGCACGGTCTTGGCGGACTCCGGGTGGCAGATGCGTCGGTCATGCCCCTGGTGACGACGGGAAACACGAATGCCGCAGCGATTCTCATCGGAGAACGTGCCGCGGAGTTCATCATCCGCGACTCCACAACCAGCGCGGAGCACACATCCACCATGATCGGAGAACCACTGTGA
- the hisD gene encoding histidinol dehydrogenase, which produces MRIIKQGQQKTFADTTQANIEKAVADALQNVRDNGDAAVRELSEKFDGWTPESFRLTDEQIAGYIAELDEQTLEDLHTVQNNVHRFAEAQLATMQDLEVETQPGVFLGHRHVPIAATGAYIPGGRYPMMASAHMTIITAKAAGVQRVVACTPPIHGEVPAATVAAAHFAGADEIYVLGGVQAIAAMAIGTPSIEPVNMIAGPGNAFVAEAKRQMFGEIGIDLFAGPTEVLIVADDTADPLTVAVDLLSQAEHGPESPAVLVTTSDRVARQTVENIEKLLPGMPTGDTAGQAWRDYGQIIVCDGEEEMWEVSNGFASEHVQIFTAEPRDALDRMHDYGALFLGEGTCVAYGDKVIGTNHVLPTLGAARYTGGLWVGKFLKTCTFQEVRDNDASGELGRLCGRAARVENFDGHGRSGDLRAAKALGDSFDWLENVDVHA; this is translated from the coding sequence ATGAGGATCATCAAGCAGGGACAGCAGAAGACGTTCGCCGATACCACTCAGGCGAACATCGAGAAGGCCGTCGCAGACGCTCTCCAGAACGTCCGTGACAACGGCGACGCGGCGGTCCGAGAGCTCTCCGAGAAGTTCGACGGCTGGACACCAGAGTCTTTCCGCCTCACCGACGAACAGATTGCCGGCTACATCGCTGAACTGGACGAACAAACGCTCGAGGATCTGCACACCGTACAGAACAACGTGCACAGGTTCGCCGAAGCCCAGCTTGCGACGATGCAGGACCTTGAGGTCGAAACCCAGCCGGGGGTCTTCCTCGGACATCGACACGTCCCTATCGCAGCCACCGGGGCATATATCCCCGGCGGTAGATACCCGATGATGGCTTCTGCTCACATGACGATCATCACGGCGAAAGCTGCAGGGGTTCAACGAGTCGTGGCCTGCACCCCACCGATCCACGGCGAGGTGCCGGCCGCCACAGTTGCCGCCGCGCACTTTGCCGGAGCCGACGAGATCTACGTTCTCGGTGGGGTCCAGGCCATTGCCGCCATGGCGATCGGCACCCCCTCCATTGAGCCGGTCAACATGATCGCCGGTCCAGGCAACGCCTTCGTCGCAGAAGCCAAGCGCCAGATGTTCGGTGAGATCGGTATCGATCTGTTCGCCGGTCCGACTGAGGTGCTGATCGTCGCCGACGACACCGCCGATCCACTCACTGTCGCAGTCGATCTGCTCTCCCAGGCCGAACACGGCCCGGAGTCCCCGGCCGTGCTGGTCACCACCAGCGACCGCGTGGCCCGTCAAACGGTGGAAAATATCGAGAAGCTTCTACCGGGCATGCCGACCGGGGACACGGCCGGCCAGGCCTGGCGCGACTACGGCCAGATTATCGTGTGCGACGGGGAAGAAGAGATGTGGGAGGTGTCCAACGGATTCGCCTCCGAGCACGTCCAGATCTTCACAGCGGAGCCTAGGGACGCCCTCGATCGTATGCACGACTACGGTGCCCTGTTCCTCGGTGAAGGGACCTGTGTTGCCTACGGCGACAAGGTAATCGGCACCAACCATGTCCTGCCTACGCTTGGCGCTGCCCGCTACACCGGCGGACTCTGGGTCGGAAAATTCCTCAAGACCTGCACCTTCCAGGAGGTCCGTGATAACGACGCCTCCGGTGAGCTGGGCCGACTGTGCGGGCGGGCGGCGCGTGTGGAGAACTTCGACGGCCACGGTCGCTCCGGCGATCTCCGGGCAGCCAAGGCACTCGGCGACTCCTTCGACTGGCTGGAGAACGTCGATGTCCACGCGTGA
- a CDS encoding SDR family NAD(P)-dependent oxidoreductase: protein MSTRDTPANAGQDGRLYPGTAVVTGGGSGLGFHIATALRAEGYPVVITGRNPEKLSAAADALSATAGPEIRGIVCDASDPDEVSALVETLTDSTVSVLVNNAGIGGPVTPLVDIDPAEWDEVIDINLRGVFLMCRAFAPAMQKRGNGFILNIASVTGKRPLENRTPYAASKMAVIGLTTTLAFELGRHGVMVNSLSPGPVDSERMDRNFEREAALSGKSIEEVADAFVSRSALNRMVTMEEVARAAVAALSIPGLTGSDIDVSGGMIA from the coding sequence ATGTCCACGCGTGACACCCCCGCAAATGCAGGTCAGGATGGCCGCCTCTACCCTGGCACCGCAGTGGTCACGGGCGGTGGAAGCGGACTGGGATTCCATATCGCCACCGCCCTACGGGCCGAAGGATATCCCGTGGTGATCACGGGTCGTAATCCTGAGAAACTGTCTGCGGCCGCCGACGCACTCTCAGCGACCGCTGGACCTGAGATCCGCGGTATTGTCTGCGATGCTTCTGACCCTGACGAGGTGTCTGCACTTGTCGAGACACTCACTGACTCGACTGTCTCCGTCCTGGTCAACAACGCCGGTATCGGAGGACCGGTCACGCCCCTGGTGGATATCGACCCCGCCGAATGGGACGAGGTGATCGATATCAATCTCCGGGGTGTGTTTCTCATGTGCCGCGCATTCGCTCCCGCGATGCAGAAGCGCGGAAACGGATTCATCCTCAATATCGCCTCCGTGACGGGCAAACGGCCCCTGGAGAATCGCACTCCCTACGCCGCCAGCAAAATGGCCGTGATCGGACTGACGACCACCCTCGCCTTCGAGTTGGGACGGCACGGCGTCATGGTCAACAGTCTCTCCCCTGGACCGGTGGACTCCGAACGCATGGACCGGAACTTCGAACGCGAGGCTGCCCTGAGCGGGAAGAGTATCGAAGAGGTAGCCGACGCTTTCGTTTCGCGGTCCGCCCTCAACAGAATGGTCACGATGGAAGAAGTCGCCCGTGCCGCAGTTGCAGCGCTTTCCATCCCTGGCTTGACCGGCTCGGACATCGACGTTTCCGGAGGAATGATCGCATGA
- a CDS encoding HpcH/HpaI aldolase family protein: MKFDRTLRKRIAAGESVSGVLLRIPNEELVEVAACSGVDFILLDCEHGADDAVAVRQHIAAAAIFGVETLVRIGSGDRSLVLRATDAGASGIVVPHVDDQAQAVEAVQWARYRPLGDRGFALYSRAAHYGTISASSHIRRTDEAMLLFAMIESPVAASRSSDILGVPGIDGYMIGTSDLNASTEPQDSTVEESIGRVTEAGRHLSSIRMDIVNSAEQAASAKADGARIVVYNTTALLVDMFGALP; the protein is encoded by the coding sequence ATGAAATTCGACAGGACCCTCAGAAAGCGCATCGCCGCCGGCGAGTCTGTCTCCGGTGTGCTCCTGCGCATACCCAATGAAGAACTCGTGGAGGTCGCCGCGTGCAGCGGCGTGGACTTCATCCTCCTCGACTGTGAACACGGTGCCGACGACGCCGTCGCGGTGCGGCAGCACATCGCCGCGGCGGCGATATTCGGCGTCGAGACCCTGGTCCGCATCGGGTCGGGTGACCGTTCCCTCGTCCTGCGAGCCACCGATGCTGGCGCGTCCGGAATCGTGGTCCCCCACGTCGACGACCAGGCCCAGGCCGTAGAAGCCGTCCAGTGGGCCCGCTACCGCCCGCTCGGCGACCGAGGCTTCGCTCTCTACAGCAGAGCCGCCCACTACGGCACCATTTCGGCATCTTCACATATCCGACGGACCGACGAAGCCATGCTTCTCTTCGCGATGATCGAATCACCCGTCGCCGCCTCCCGCAGCTCCGACATCCTTGGCGTCCCCGGTATTGACGGGTACATGATCGGCACCTCGGACCTCAACGCATCCACCGAACCTCAGGATTCTACGGTGGAGGAATCCATCGGTCGCGTCACTGAGGCGGGTCGGCACCTCTCTTCGATACGGATGGACATCGTCAACTCCGCGGAACAGGCGGCGTCGGCGAAGGCGGACGGCGCCAGGATCGTCGTCTACAACACCACCGCACTGCTGGTGGACATGTTCGGCGCGCTACCCTGA
- a CDS encoding LacI family DNA-binding transcriptional regulator has product MTSFDVARLAGVSQPTVSRAMRGDPRVSGKTRAKVEDAARTLGYVPSAAGRALSSGRTSRIGLLVTDLTNEFYHRMIGPVVARVSERQHEVVLIADDGDVDAVITRISSLGLDGVILATTTTDSMVPYKLRERSVPFVYFNRVAPAVPADAAVVDVTVGLTEMVEKIVAAGYSKVGAVLGPGNATTGTQRAEQLFALLGEHGIVVPSSYRTQGDFDVVSGSGGFRTLMALEDPPEVIVCGNDVVAIGAVNEAVRTGVSIPDDVAVVGFDDLPEAAWPVFSLSTVGFDLNDLVRMAVDLLFDRIAAPEAEYRTQYVTSYFVTRSSLPVGP; this is encoded by the coding sequence GTGACGAGTTTTGATGTGGCACGGCTCGCGGGCGTGTCGCAGCCCACAGTCTCCAGGGCGATGCGGGGAGACCCACGGGTTTCCGGAAAGACGCGCGCCAAGGTCGAGGATGCTGCGAGGACACTGGGGTATGTTCCCAGTGCTGCGGGGCGGGCGCTGTCTTCGGGCAGGACAAGCAGGATTGGTCTTCTGGTCACTGACCTGACAAATGAGTTCTATCACCGGATGATTGGCCCGGTGGTGGCACGTGTCAGTGAGCGCCAGCATGAGGTCGTTCTGATCGCGGATGACGGGGATGTTGATGCGGTGATTACCCGAATATCCTCGCTCGGTCTCGACGGAGTGATTCTGGCCACGACGACGACAGATTCGATGGTGCCCTATAAACTCCGGGAACGTTCGGTCCCTTTCGTCTATTTCAATCGAGTAGCGCCGGCAGTGCCGGCCGACGCCGCCGTAGTTGATGTCACCGTCGGTCTCACCGAAATGGTGGAAAAGATTGTCGCTGCCGGCTATTCGAAGGTGGGGGCGGTGTTGGGGCCGGGCAATGCAACAACCGGTACTCAGCGCGCCGAGCAATTGTTCGCCCTTCTGGGGGAGCATGGAATTGTCGTTCCTTCGTCCTACCGGACGCAGGGCGATTTTGACGTCGTCAGCGGGAGTGGAGGATTCCGGACACTGATGGCATTGGAAGACCCACCGGAGGTCATTGTCTGCGGTAATGATGTGGTGGCGATTGGAGCAGTCAATGAAGCGGTGAGGACGGGGGTGTCGATTCCCGACGACGTGGCCGTCGTCGGCTTCGATGATCTCCCAGAAGCTGCGTGGCCGGTTTTCTCACTGTCGACGGTGGGGTTCGATCTCAATGACCTGGTGCGGATGGCCGTCGACCTGCTCTTTGACCGGATCGCAGCTCCGGAGGCGGAATACCGCACCCAGTATGTGACGAGCTATTTCGTCACACGCTCCTCCCTGCCCGTCGGTCCCTGA